One window from the genome of Pelodictyon luteolum DSM 273 encodes:
- a CDS encoding valine--tRNA ligase encodes MSDQQVPFNLEKTYNHSEVEDRWRSAHWEALGTFHAEHSRVHGEGRKPYSVLMPPPNVTGSLTLGHVLNHTLQDIFIRYSRMTGKEALWLPGTDHAGIATQTVVERKLRKDGISRHDLGRKDFLTHVWQWREEYGGLILKQLRRLGISCDWRRNLFTMDERASEAVINAFIALYRDGLIYRGKRIINWCPVSQTALSDEEVIMKPRRDQLVYVRYALAKDPARFITIATVRPETILADVAIAVNPQDERFRDLVGEMVVVPIAGRHIPVIADDYVDIEFGTGALKITPAHDPNDYAVAGRHNLPVISVVGKDGRMTDEYGYMGMDRFDARKKIIADLDELGNLDRVEDYEHNVGYSERADVVVEPYLSEQWFVKMQPLAEKALQVVNDGEIRFHPPHWINTYRHWMENIQDWCISRQLWWGHRIPAWYGPDGQVWVADSYDEACRLAGTDKLVQDEDVLDTWFSSWLWPLTTLGWTGPKSDNEDLRAFYPTDTLVTGPDIIFFWVARMIMAGMYFKGDVPFRDVYFTSIIRDMKGRKLSKSLGNSPDPLKVIDTYGTDALRFTIIYIAPLGQDVLFGEEKCELGRNFATKIWNASRLVFMQREKHFEGPEDFARYYEGFDPSLESFDMAGRWILSSYNAMLERYHAAFAQFRMNDIVKTVYEFFWGDYCDWYLEALKVTLAEGCSPVDARKAVALAVHVLEGSLKALHPVMPFITDEIWHSVLPRPATQSIASSEMPVPAAAPVAEEGFGLVQKVVTEIRSLKALFGVPPGLRAEVRLKGARSAAGASLEGGLSFIAALGQCTPSLLEDGTRPPHAAASVVDGHELFVLLEGLISFEKERSRLQKEIQNVSNYVAQLQKKLSNSGFADHAPEDVVMKEREKLADAEANLLKLEDNLAVLSD; translated from the coding sequence ATGAGCGACCAGCAAGTCCCCTTCAACCTTGAGAAGACCTATAACCACAGTGAAGTAGAGGACCGGTGGCGGAGCGCCCACTGGGAGGCGCTCGGCACCTTCCATGCCGAGCACTCCCGGGTCCATGGCGAGGGCCGCAAGCCTTACAGCGTACTCATGCCGCCGCCGAACGTGACCGGCAGCCTGACGCTCGGCCATGTGCTGAACCATACCCTCCAGGACATCTTCATCCGCTACAGCCGCATGACGGGAAAGGAGGCGCTCTGGCTTCCGGGCACCGACCACGCCGGCATCGCCACCCAGACCGTGGTGGAGCGGAAGCTGCGCAAGGACGGCATCAGCCGCCACGACCTCGGCCGCAAGGATTTCCTCACGCATGTCTGGCAGTGGAGGGAGGAATACGGTGGACTGATCCTCAAGCAGCTGCGGCGGCTCGGCATCTCCTGCGACTGGCGCCGGAACCTGTTCACCATGGACGAGCGGGCTTCCGAAGCGGTCATCAATGCCTTCATCGCCCTCTACCGCGACGGACTCATCTACCGCGGCAAACGCATCATCAACTGGTGTCCGGTGTCGCAGACTGCTCTCTCCGATGAAGAGGTGATCATGAAGCCGCGCCGTGACCAGCTGGTCTATGTGCGCTACGCGCTTGCCAAAGACCCTGCCCGTTTCATCACCATCGCCACCGTGCGGCCCGAGACCATCCTTGCCGACGTGGCCATTGCCGTGAACCCTCAGGACGAACGCTTCCGTGACCTTGTGGGCGAAATGGTGGTGGTGCCGATTGCAGGCCGCCACATCCCTGTCATCGCCGACGACTATGTCGATATCGAGTTCGGTACGGGCGCGCTGAAAATCACCCCTGCCCACGACCCCAACGACTATGCGGTTGCAGGCCGCCACAACCTGCCGGTGATCTCTGTCGTCGGCAAGGACGGCAGGATGACCGACGAATACGGCTACATGGGCATGGACCGGTTCGATGCCCGCAAAAAGATCATTGCGGACCTTGATGAGCTCGGAAATCTGGACCGTGTAGAGGACTACGAACACAACGTGGGATACTCTGAGCGCGCTGACGTGGTCGTCGAACCCTACCTTTCCGAGCAGTGGTTTGTGAAGATGCAGCCCCTTGCAGAAAAAGCGCTGCAGGTTGTCAACGATGGAGAAATCCGGTTCCACCCCCCGCACTGGATCAACACCTACCGCCACTGGATGGAGAACATCCAGGACTGGTGCATATCCCGCCAGCTCTGGTGGGGGCACCGCATCCCCGCATGGTACGGACCCGACGGTCAGGTATGGGTGGCGGATTCCTACGACGAGGCATGCCGCCTTGCCGGCACCGACAAACTGGTGCAGGATGAGGACGTGCTTGATACCTGGTTCTCATCCTGGCTCTGGCCCCTGACCACGCTCGGCTGGACCGGCCCGAAAAGCGACAACGAAGATCTCAGGGCGTTTTATCCAACCGACACGCTCGTTACGGGTCCCGACATCATCTTTTTCTGGGTTGCCCGCATGATCATGGCCGGCATGTACTTCAAGGGCGACGTGCCGTTCCGGGACGTCTACTTCACAAGCATCATCCGTGACATGAAGGGCCGCAAGCTCTCCAAATCGCTCGGAAACTCCCCGGATCCCCTGAAGGTGATTGACACATACGGGACCGATGCCCTGCGCTTCACCATCATCTACATCGCCCCGCTTGGTCAGGACGTGTTGTTTGGTGAGGAGAAGTGCGAGCTCGGAAGGAACTTCGCCACAAAGATATGGAACGCGTCGCGCCTGGTATTCATGCAGCGCGAAAAGCATTTCGAGGGACCGGAGGACTTTGCCCGATACTATGAAGGGTTCGATCCCTCCTTGGAATCATTCGATATGGCGGGCCGCTGGATCCTCTCCTCCTACAACGCCATGCTGGAGCGTTACCATGCGGCGTTCGCACAGTTCCGGATGAACGACATCGTCAAAACGGTCTATGAGTTTTTCTGGGGCGACTACTGCGACTGGTACCTCGAAGCACTGAAGGTGACGCTTGCTGAGGGGTGTTCGCCCGTGGATGCACGAAAGGCGGTTGCGCTTGCCGTGCACGTGCTCGAAGGGAGCCTGAAGGCGCTGCATCCCGTGATGCCTTTCATCACCGATGAAATCTGGCATTCAGTTCTGCCGCGCCCCGCAACCCAAAGCATCGCATCGTCGGAGATGCCCGTGCCGGCAGCCGCTCCGGTTGCTGAGGAAGGCTTCGGGCTGGTGCAGAAGGTGGTGACGGAGATCCGGAGCCTTAAGGCGCTGTTCGGCGTGCCTCCGGGACTGCGCGCAGAGGTGCGCCTGAAGGGCGCCCGGAGCGCCGCCGGGGCATCGCTCGAAGGCGGCCTCTCCTTCATTGCCGCGCTTGGCCAATGCACCCCTTCGCTCCTAGAGGACGGCACCCGGCCGCCGCATGCTGCCGCTTCGGTGGTCGATGGGCATGAACTATTTGTGCTTCTGGAGGGTTTAATATCATTCGAGAAGGAACGCTCCCGCCTGCAAAAAGAGATACAGAACGTATCCAACTATGTCGCCCAGCTTCAGAAAAAACTATCCAATTCAGGATTTGCTGACCACGCACCTGAAGATGTGGTAATGAAGGAACGCGAAAAACTTGCTGACGCCGAAGCCAACCTCCTGAAACTGGAGGATAATCTGGCGGTGCTCAGCGACTGA
- a CDS encoding sigma-70 family RNA polymerase sigma factor yields MRQLKISKQITNRESLSLDRYLQEIGKYDLLTADDEVRLTKAIKEGFDMPVDTTEYKRAKRALDKLIKGNLRFVVSVAKQYQNQGLTLGDLINEGNLGLIKAAKRFDETRGFKFISYAVWWIRQSILQALAEQSRIVRLPLNRVGTLNKISKAYSQLEQEFERDPNTKELANLLDMDSQDVADTLKIAGRHVSVDAPFAQGDDNRLLDVLQNDGHLPDHGLNRDSLTLEVERSLSVLAPREADVIKSYFGIGMDNPLTLEEIGEKFKLTRERVRQIKEKAIRRLRTSAYCKVLKEYIGS; encoded by the coding sequence ATGAGGCAGCTTAAAATAAGCAAGCAGATCACCAACCGCGAGAGCCTGTCGCTTGACAGGTACCTGCAGGAAATCGGCAAGTACGATCTTCTGACGGCTGATGACGAGGTGAGGCTGACGAAGGCCATCAAGGAAGGCTTCGACATGCCGGTGGATACGACCGAGTACAAGCGGGCTAAACGGGCGCTGGACAAACTGATCAAGGGCAACCTCCGCTTTGTGGTGTCCGTTGCAAAGCAGTACCAGAACCAGGGGCTTACGCTCGGTGACCTCATCAACGAAGGCAACCTCGGCCTCATCAAGGCGGCTAAGCGCTTTGATGAAACGAGAGGGTTCAAGTTCATCTCCTATGCCGTGTGGTGGATCCGCCAGTCTATCCTCCAGGCGCTTGCAGAGCAGTCGAGGATCGTTCGCCTGCCGCTTAACCGCGTCGGCACCCTGAACAAGATCAGTAAGGCATACAGCCAGCTTGAGCAGGAGTTCGAGCGTGACCCGAACACCAAGGAGCTGGCCAACCTGCTTGACATGGACTCGCAGGATGTAGCAGATACATTGAAGATCGCCGGACGTCATGTCTCGGTTGATGCGCCGTTCGCCCAGGGCGACGACAACCGCCTGCTCGATGTGCTCCAGAACGACGGTCACCTGCCGGACCATGGCCTGAACCGTGATTCCCTCACCCTTGAAGTCGAGCGTTCGCTTTCTGTGCTTGCCCCGCGCGAGGCCGACGTGATCAAGTCATACTTTGGAATCGGCATGGACAACCCGCTCACCCTCGAGGAGATCGGTGAGAAGTTCAAGCTCACGCGCGAGCGCGTGCGCCAGATCAAAGAGAAAGCCATCCGCCGTCTCCGTACGTCGGCCTACTGTAAGGTGCTGAAGGAGTATATCGGCAGCTGA
- a CDS encoding SAM hydrolase/SAM-dependent halogenase family protein encodes MAAVNHPPAVVLLTDFGTDDTYVGQMKGVILTIAPETRIIDLTHAVTPQDVTEGAFLLERALPYLPPESIVIAVIDPGVGTRRRAIAVEAGGRRFLAPDNGLLTPILLKNGPVQCVEVTNRRYIAPERSRTFHGRDIFSPAAAHLATGIALNTLGAAIEPADCMKLPMPGCTALGIGVWEGGVIFSDRFGNLVTSIDSSLAAEKDQWRLVLPDGTALPVRETYGNVPEGEPLAYRGSFGTLEVGVRDASALERFGLNRGEKVRLERL; translated from the coding sequence ATGGCTGCCGTAAACCACCCACCGGCCGTCGTACTCCTGACCGACTTCGGCACCGACGACACCTATGTCGGGCAGATGAAGGGGGTCATCCTCACCATCGCACCCGAAACCCGCATCATAGACCTCACGCACGCCGTAACACCCCAGGACGTCACTGAAGGCGCATTCCTGCTCGAGCGTGCGCTCCCCTATCTCCCTCCGGAATCGATCGTCATAGCCGTCATCGACCCGGGAGTCGGCACCAGGCGAAGGGCCATCGCCGTGGAAGCCGGAGGACGGAGATTCCTCGCGCCGGACAACGGCCTGCTCACCCCCATCCTCCTGAAAAACGGCCCTGTCCAATGCGTCGAGGTCACAAACCGGCGATACATAGCCCCCGAGAGGAGCAGAACATTCCATGGCAGGGACATCTTTTCACCGGCTGCGGCCCATCTTGCCACCGGCATAGCGCTCAACACGCTTGGTGCGGCAATTGAGCCGGCCGACTGCATGAAGCTCCCTATGCCGGGCTGCACGGCACTCGGCATAGGGGTATGGGAAGGGGGCGTCATCTTTTCCGACCGGTTCGGCAACCTCGTCACATCCATCGACAGCAGCCTCGCTGCCGAAAAAGACCAATGGCGTCTCGTCCTGCCTGACGGCACTGCGCTCCCGGTCCGGGAAACCTACGGCAACGTCCCGGAAGGCGAACCACTCGCCTACCGGGGCAGCTTCGGCACCCTGGAAGTCGGTGTCCGCGATGCCAGTGCCCTCGAGCGCTTCGGCCTTAACCGGGGTGAGAAGGTCAGGCTTGAACGCCTCTGA
- the lptG gene encoding LPS export ABC transporter permease LptG produces MKILDRYIFRQFVKTFIFTSLAFVALFMLIHMVENLDDFMDKNQGFEAIAQYYLFAIPQTILITSPVSSLLAAILVAGKLAVSSELPAIRSAGVSMGQLLYPFLLGGMIISTINLTNSFWIAPAATLRNNNFELTELGHQRRDEEGGNSNLHILEPGNRIITLGSLNPDMSSAREVSIEQFSQKGIVSRSDADGMRYNPEKKAWVLENAAERMFEDGSERFWTEPMLPVQLHLSLQSLAELNLRPDEMNIARHWQYLSEKKHAGFAGLERSSVKLHTKLSLPFASLIIIIIGVPLSAKKKRGGLAAEIGISLFAGFLFLGLQKTIATFGYNGVMPPMLAAWLPNLLFLGVGYVIYRYSPD; encoded by the coding sequence ATGAAAATCCTTGACCGCTACATATTCAGGCAGTTCGTGAAGACATTCATCTTCACGAGCCTCGCCTTCGTGGCACTCTTCATGCTCATCCACATGGTCGAGAACCTCGACGATTTCATGGACAAGAACCAGGGATTCGAGGCAATCGCACAGTACTACCTGTTCGCCATACCACAGACCATCCTCATCACCTCCCCGGTCAGTTCACTCCTTGCCGCCATCCTTGTGGCCGGCAAGCTGGCCGTTTCAAGCGAACTGCCCGCCATCCGGTCGGCAGGCGTCAGCATGGGCCAGCTTCTCTACCCGTTCCTGCTCGGGGGCATGATCATCAGCACCATCAACCTTACCAACTCGTTCTGGATCGCCCCGGCCGCCACCCTGCGCAACAACAACTTCGAGCTCACCGAACTTGGCCACCAGCGAAGAGATGAGGAAGGCGGCAACAGCAACCTCCATATCCTTGAACCCGGAAACCGCATCATCACCCTCGGCTCCCTCAACCCGGACATGTCGAGCGCCCGGGAGGTCTCTATCGAGCAGTTCAGCCAAAAGGGCATCGTCTCCCGCTCCGATGCGGACGGCATGCGCTACAACCCCGAAAAAAAGGCGTGGGTACTTGAGAACGCTGCGGAGCGAATGTTTGAAGACGGCAGCGAGCGGTTCTGGACCGAACCCATGCTGCCAGTGCAACTCCATCTCTCGCTCCAGTCACTGGCCGAGCTCAACCTCCGTCCTGATGAAATGAACATCGCTCGCCACTGGCAGTACCTGTCGGAAAAGAAGCACGCCGGGTTCGCAGGCCTTGAGCGGAGCTCGGTCAAGCTGCACACCAAGCTCTCGCTGCCCTTCGCCTCGCTCATCATCATCATCATCGGCGTTCCTCTCTCGGCAAAGAAAAAGCGCGGCGGGCTGGCTGCTGAAATCGGCATCAGCCTGTTTGCCGGATTCCTCTTCCTCGGCCTCCAGAAAACCATCGCCACCTTCGGCTACAACGGTGTAATGCCGCCGATGCTGGCGGCCTGGCTTCCGAATCTGCTGTTCCTCGGCGTCGGCTACGTCATCTACCGCTACTCCCCCGACTGA
- a CDS encoding M16 family metallopeptidase, with product MNIFVPMLAAGTLLLSVTSCKPMMNASAEAGSYPYRTIPGDSLHTRIYTLKNGLTVYMSPYRDEPRIYTSIAVRAGSKNDPAETTGLAHYLEHMLFKGTDSIGSLDYEKEHLELEKISELYEEYRAAEDPEKRAAIYRDIDSISNVAASFAVPNEYDKLLNSIGAQGTNAYTWVEQTVYLNDIPADKLEQWLTIEAERFRNPVMRLFHTELETVYEEKNMTMDSDSRKIWENLFAGLFKKHTYGTQTTIGKAEHLKNPSIRNVMNYYRTWYVPNNMALCIAGDFDPDETIRLIERKFSVLEPKALPAFVPPLEEPITKPEVIRVKGPEAEEVVIGFRFQGVNTRDADLLTLLDKVLYNQTAGLIDLNLNQKQKVLDAGSMLVLMKDYSAHILSAKPREGQSLEEVSRLLLEQVELMKNGEYPDWLLEAAVNDLKIEQLKLYESNRGRVEAYVDSFIWGMDWQQYSTQIDRLRTISKEELTAFARKHYKANYVEVQKEHGTPESETKIQKPPITPLKVNRDTLSSFAGELLAMPSKGTEPVYLDYRKDIGFREVQSGVKLHYVKNRENDLYSLYYVFDTGKNHSRKIELALDYLSYLGTKELPPEEFSRELYRLGTSFSAFTSENFVYLKLSGLRENFPRALRLLETLLQDARPDRDALEKLKAGIRKERADDKLSKRKILFEAMSSYGKYGPKSPFTNVLPDHELEALTPEELLGEVQNIMHYTHRVLYYGPDAADAIIQELQTVRRYPAAPEAPPAADPFPELEQTENTIFVVDYDMTQAEVIMLTRDAIYNPSEVPLISLFNEYYGGGMSSVVFQELREAKALAYSVFSVYRSPKQKEKHNYIFSYIGTQSDKLPEALGGISELMQELPMSPELFASARNGILQKISSERLTRTEVLFNYEDAVRLGHEGDIRRQIFEGARKMGLEDVQRFHESHFRNRKHVMLVLGKKEELDMDTLRKYGAVRELTLENIFGY from the coding sequence ATGAACATCTTCGTCCCGATGCTTGCCGCCGGGACCTTATTGCTCTCCGTAACCTCCTGCAAGCCCATGATGAATGCATCCGCCGAAGCCGGCAGCTACCCGTACCGGACCATCCCCGGAGACTCCCTCCACACAAGGATATATACCCTCAAAAACGGCCTGACCGTCTACATGAGCCCCTACCGCGACGAACCGAGGATCTATACATCCATCGCGGTGCGTGCCGGCAGCAAAAACGACCCGGCTGAAACCACCGGTCTGGCTCACTACCTCGAGCACATGCTCTTCAAGGGCACCGATTCCATCGGCTCACTCGACTATGAAAAAGAGCATCTGGAACTCGAGAAGATTTCCGAACTGTATGAAGAGTACCGTGCGGCCGAGGACCCTGAAAAACGTGCCGCCATATACCGCGACATCGACAGCATCTCCAACGTCGCGGCAAGCTTCGCAGTACCCAACGAGTACGACAAGCTCCTGAACTCCATCGGTGCACAGGGCACCAACGCCTACACCTGGGTGGAGCAGACCGTCTACCTCAACGACATCCCTGCCGACAAGCTGGAGCAGTGGCTCACCATTGAAGCCGAACGGTTCCGCAACCCCGTCATGCGCCTCTTCCATACCGAACTGGAAACAGTGTATGAAGAGAAGAACATGACCATGGACAGTGACAGCCGCAAAATCTGGGAAAACCTCTTTGCCGGGCTCTTCAAAAAGCACACATACGGCACCCAGACGACCATTGGAAAAGCGGAGCATCTGAAGAACCCGTCCATACGGAACGTCATGAACTACTACCGCACATGGTACGTGCCGAACAACATGGCGCTCTGCATCGCAGGCGATTTCGACCCCGACGAAACCATCAGGCTGATTGAAAGGAAGTTCTCGGTTCTTGAACCCAAGGCGCTGCCGGCCTTCGTGCCACCGTTGGAAGAGCCCATAACCAAACCAGAAGTGATCCGGGTGAAAGGCCCTGAAGCCGAAGAGGTTGTTATCGGGTTCCGGTTCCAGGGCGTCAACACCCGGGATGCCGACCTTCTTACCCTGCTCGACAAGGTGCTCTACAACCAGACGGCAGGTCTTATCGATTTGAACCTGAACCAGAAGCAGAAGGTGCTCGACGCCGGCTCCATGCTGGTGCTCATGAAAGACTACTCAGCACATATCCTCAGCGCCAAGCCGCGCGAAGGCCAGAGCCTCGAGGAGGTCTCCCGCCTCCTGCTGGAGCAGGTCGAACTCATGAAAAACGGGGAATACCCCGACTGGCTCCTCGAGGCTGCCGTCAACGATCTTAAAATCGAACAGCTGAAGCTTTACGAAAGCAACCGCGGCAGAGTCGAAGCCTATGTAGACTCCTTCATCTGGGGCATGGACTGGCAGCAGTACAGCACCCAGATTGACCGCCTCCGCACGATTTCGAAAGAGGAGCTCACCGCATTCGCCCGGAAGCACTACAAAGCGAACTACGTCGAAGTCCAGAAAGAGCACGGCACGCCGGAAAGCGAGACCAAAATACAGAAACCTCCGATCACCCCGCTCAAGGTCAACCGCGACACCCTCTCATCGTTTGCCGGCGAACTGCTCGCCATGCCTTCGAAAGGCACTGAGCCGGTCTATCTCGACTACCGGAAGGACATCGGGTTCCGTGAGGTCCAGAGCGGCGTGAAGCTCCACTACGTAAAGAACCGGGAGAACGACCTTTACTCGCTCTACTACGTGTTCGACACCGGAAAAAACCACAGCCGCAAAATCGAGCTGGCGCTCGACTACCTCTCCTACCTCGGCACAAAGGAACTCCCTCCGGAGGAGTTCAGCCGCGAGCTCTACAGGCTCGGAACCAGCTTCTCGGCCTTCACCTCGGAGAACTTCGTCTACCTGAAGCTCTCGGGACTCAGGGAGAACTTCCCCCGTGCGCTCCGGCTGCTTGAAACGCTCCTTCAGGATGCCCGTCCCGACCGGGATGCTCTTGAAAAACTGAAGGCCGGCATCCGGAAAGAGCGGGCGGATGACAAGCTTTCGAAGCGGAAAATCCTCTTCGAAGCCATGTCGAGCTACGGCAAGTATGGCCCGAAGTCGCCATTCACCAACGTGCTCCCCGACCATGAACTCGAAGCCCTCACACCCGAAGAGCTCCTCGGGGAGGTGCAGAACATCATGCATTACACTCACCGGGTGCTTTACTACGGACCCGATGCGGCCGATGCCATCATCCAGGAACTCCAGACGGTACGCCGCTACCCGGCAGCGCCCGAAGCCCCGCCGGCAGCCGATCCTTTCCCGGAGCTGGAGCAGACGGAGAACACCATCTTCGTGGTTGATTACGACATGACACAGGCGGAGGTGATCATGCTGACGCGTGACGCCATCTACAACCCGTCGGAAGTGCCCCTCATTTCGCTCTTCAACGAATATTACGGAGGAGGGATGTCATCCGTGGTCTTCCAGGAACTCCGTGAAGCCAAGGCTCTGGCCTATTCCGTATTTTCCGTGTACCGGAGCCCTAAACAGAAAGAAAAACATAACTATATTTTCAGCTATATCGGGACCCAGTCGGACAAGCTGCCCGAAGCGCTCGGAGGCATCAGCGAACTGATGCAGGAACTGCCGATGTCGCCGGAACTCTTCGCCTCTGCCCGGAACGGAATCCTGCAGAAGATCTCCAGTGAGCGGCTGACACGCACCGAGGTGCTCTTCAATTATGAAGACGCCGTACGCTTAGGCCATGAAGGCGACATTCGCCGTCAAATCTTCGAAGGGGCCCGGAAGATGGGTCTGGAGGATGTACAGCGTTTCCACGAAAGCCATTTCAGGAACCGGAAGCATGTCATGCTGGTGCTCGGCAAAAAGGAGGAGCTTGACATGGATACCCTCCGGAAATACGGAGCTGTCCGTGAGCTCACGCTTGAAAACATATTCGGGTACTGA
- the uvrB gene encoding excinuclease ABC subunit UvrB, with translation MQRDRKGKGTETGIYRLVSPYEPAGDQPKAIKELTEGLKAGSPFQTLLGVTGSGKTFTISNVIAQAGRPVLVMSHNKTLAAQLYGELRQFFPDNAVEYFISYYDFYQPEAYLPSIDKYIAKDLRINDEIERLRLKATSALLSGRRDVIVVSSVSCIYGLGSPEEWKSQIIELRTGMLKERNSFLQELIALHYVRDDVDPGSGKFRVRGDIIDLIPAYDQLALRVEFFGDEIESLQTFDMSSGEVLGSDPYAFIYPARQFVAGEEQLRQAMLRIENELAGRLNELRSAERFVEAGRLEERTRYDLEMMKELGYCSGIENYSRHISGRNPGERPHCLLDYFPEDYLVVVDESHVTLPQIRGMYGGDRSRKSILVEHGFRLPSALDNRPLRFDEFMDMVPEVICISATPGDLELERSGGVVVEQVVRPTGLLDPPVEVRPVKGQIDNLLMEIRRHTAGGHKVLVMTLTKRMSEDLHDFLRKAGVRSRYLHSEIKSLERMQILRELRTGEIDVLVGVNLLREGLDLPEVSLVAILDADKEGFLRNTRSLMQIAGRAARNVEGFVVLYADTITRSIREVLDETARRREIQHRYNEEHGITPRSITKSVEEILDTTSVADAEERYRRRRFGLEPRPERLLSGVLESMTPEEGFAMAAELRAEMQQAALAMEYEKAAYLRDEIARLEDRLGGAARVDKEDQA, from the coding sequence GTGCAGAGAGACCGCAAGGGGAAGGGGACGGAGACAGGAATATACCGGCTGGTGAGCCCGTACGAACCTGCAGGCGACCAGCCGAAGGCCATTAAGGAACTCACTGAGGGGCTGAAGGCCGGCAGCCCGTTTCAGACGCTGCTCGGTGTGACCGGCTCGGGCAAGACTTTCACGATTTCCAATGTGATCGCACAGGCCGGGCGGCCGGTGCTCGTGATGAGCCACAACAAGACGCTTGCCGCGCAGTTGTATGGAGAGCTCCGGCAGTTCTTTCCCGACAACGCGGTCGAGTATTTCATAAGCTACTACGATTTTTATCAGCCGGAGGCATACCTTCCCTCAATCGACAAGTACATCGCAAAGGACCTGCGAATCAACGACGAAATCGAACGCCTCCGGCTGAAGGCCACGAGCGCACTGCTCAGCGGCCGGCGCGACGTGATTGTGGTCAGTTCTGTCAGCTGCATCTACGGCCTCGGCTCGCCGGAGGAGTGGAAGAGCCAGATCATTGAACTGCGCACCGGCATGCTCAAGGAGCGCAACAGTTTCCTGCAGGAACTCATCGCCCTCCACTACGTTCGCGACGACGTGGATCCCGGCTCCGGCAAGTTCCGGGTGCGAGGTGACATCATCGACCTCATCCCGGCTTACGACCAGCTGGCACTCCGTGTGGAGTTCTTCGGCGACGAGATCGAAAGCCTGCAGACCTTCGACATGTCGAGCGGCGAAGTGCTCGGCAGCGATCCCTATGCGTTCATCTATCCCGCCCGCCAGTTTGTTGCCGGCGAAGAGCAGCTGCGGCAGGCCATGCTGCGGATTGAAAACGAGCTGGCCGGCCGGCTCAACGAGCTCCGCTCGGCCGAGCGGTTTGTGGAGGCGGGGCGGCTTGAGGAGCGGACCCGCTACGACCTTGAAATGATGAAGGAGCTCGGCTACTGCTCCGGTATCGAGAACTACTCGCGCCACATCTCAGGACGCAACCCCGGCGAGCGGCCGCACTGTCTGCTCGACTATTTCCCCGAGGACTATCTGGTGGTAGTCGACGAGTCGCATGTGACCCTGCCGCAGATCCGCGGCATGTACGGCGGCGACCGTTCACGAAAGTCCATTCTCGTCGAGCACGGTTTCCGCCTGCCCTCTGCCCTCGACAACCGGCCGCTCCGATTCGATGAGTTCATGGATATGGTGCCCGAAGTCATCTGCATCAGCGCCACTCCTGGAGATCTCGAGCTTGAGCGCTCGGGCGGGGTGGTCGTCGAACAGGTGGTGCGTCCGACCGGCCTGCTCGATCCCCCGGTTGAGGTCCGGCCCGTGAAGGGGCAGATCGACAACCTTCTCATGGAAATCCGCCGCCATACCGCCGGCGGCCACAAGGTGCTGGTGATGACCCTGACGAAGCGGATGAGCGAAGACCTGCACGACTTTCTCCGCAAGGCAGGGGTCCGATCCCGCTACCTCCATTCCGAGATCAAGAGCCTCGAGCGGATGCAGATCCTGCGCGAGCTCCGGACGGGGGAGATCGATGTCCTTGTCGGCGTCAACCTCCTGCGCGAAGGGCTCGATCTGCCGGAGGTGTCGCTGGTGGCGATCCTTGATGCCGACAAGGAGGGGTTTCTGCGCAACACCCGCTCGCTCATGCAGATCGCCGGCCGGGCAGCGAGGAATGTTGAGGGGTTCGTGGTGCTCTATGCCGATACCATCACGCGCTCGATCAGGGAGGTGCTCGACGAGACGGCCCGCCGGCGCGAGATCCAGCACCGGTACAACGAGGAGCACGGCATCACGCCCCGCTCCATTACGAAGTCGGTCGAGGAAATCCTCGATACCACGAGCGTCGCCGATGCCGAGGAGCGCTACCGACGCAGGCGGTTCGGCCTGGAACCGCGTCCCGAACGCCTGCTTTCAGGCGTGCTCGAGTCCATGACCCCCGAAGAGGGCTTTGCGATGGCGGCTGAACTGCGCGCCGAGATGCAGCAGGCTGCGCTTGCCATGGAATATGAGAAAGCCGCATACCTGCGCGACGAGATCGCACGCCTCGAAGATCGACTTGGCGGAGCAGCGCGGGTGGACAAGGAGGATCAGGCATGA